CATGTGTCCATCAGTGAAACAATTACTTGAACGGGGAGGTGGAGTATGCTCTGGCCAGTTTGGATCCTTTgcccacgtgtgtgtgtgtacgtgtgcgcTTGTGCATGTGGGCATGCGCGCGTGCATAGCACATGTGCAGGTACATGTACGTGTttacatgaggggtggagggagcgAAGTTGGCTCCTCCCAAACCTCATGTAATACATTCCCTATGAGCGTTGGTTCCAGTaactgagaaggaagaaaggaaaaccatCAGAAGACAACCACTGGATTCCACAGTCCCGGCCACGTGGTGGTGCCACTGAAGTCCCCCTTTGCCCAACTCCTTCCTCAGTCCAAGCTGAGGTCTAACCTGCAAGGTCTCGCTGGAACTCctacaataaagaaataaagagaaagtctCTTCTATTTCTACAGGTGCAAAGATTTGTCTACTCAAGTGCATGTAGACTTCCTTACCAGGCCCAGACTCTGGCCGCACCTGTTTGAAGCTTCACTCAAAGGCCTGCCCTCCCTCATCCCAGGTGTTCCTGTAACAGCCTGTCTTCTCTGTAGCTCCAGGGTGTGGGGCTGCGCTCTAGGATCGACCTTGGTGCCCATCACACATAGCTAAgtcccttttttttctctctctctctttctttttaacgAGCAGGGCTTCCAGTTTCCAAAGCTGAGCACTACGATTTGGAGAATGGAAAAGATCCCTTGGTGCTTGAGAGAAAAGCGCCCAAAAGCAGCTGTTCAGGTGAGTCAGGTAGATGGGGGCTTCAAGAGGAAGAGCCCTGTGGGACACTGAGGAAGTGGCGCTTCTCAGTGCCTGAGAGAGAACGCTAGGAGTGCCGaagtgcttttattttctaaatgtcttaTGTTAAATTATGTCGCGTTTTAAATACATACGAAAGTCAAGGAAATAACACCAGATCAAACACATGCTAATGTTTGCTTCCTTtcgccttttctcttttttcgtCCTTTTTTGTAATGTGAAATAGATGTACAGTTCTGtgaattttcacaaattgaaCACATTCATGAAACtatcacccagatcaagaaacaaactTCCCAGCACCCCAGAAAGCATCTCTGTGGCCCCTTTAAGTTACCTCCCTCCTTCCAAGGTTTGCTTAACTTCTGACACCAGATCAGTTTTACCTGTTCTTGACCTTTATTATTTAGACAGTCACGTTGTGTGTGCTCGTGTGTCTGGCCTCCTTCCCGGAACGTTACTGTGACATCCGTCCGTGCTGTTGCGTGTGGCTGCAGTCTGCCCATTCTCAGTGTCGTCCAGTCTTCCATCGCGTCACCCTGCCCGCTTGTTTATCCCTTCTCCCGAGGTGGCTCGCGGGCGTCTCCGGGTTTGGGCTGTCTGAGTAGCGCTGCTGTGTGCGCTGTTTCCCACGTCCCTCGGTGGACGCAGGCGCGCCCGTCTGTCAGACACGTGCGTACGAGCAGGATTGTTGGATCGGGGCAGGTGCTGTTCACTTCTGGTAAATCTCACCAAACAGATTTCCAGAGTCACTGTACCAACCACGTTCCCACTAGCAGGTGGGAGGAGTGGGTGGGTTCCCCTTattctgcatcctcaccagcacttgattATCTTCtacattttagccattcttataAATGTCTggtgttttccagtttttaagaaataaaaaaaggttACAGATTTAGAGTTCTTACATTCTCTTTCCCCCTGGAAATAACTGGTTGGTGCAGTTGGTGTGAGTCATTctaatgtctgtgtgtgtgtagacacacACATGCCAAAAACAATATGTACATACAgtgtactttttcttttacaaCCCAATTTTTTAACCCTCACATTGTATTTTGATATTAATCTCTATTAACACATATAATTTGTGTTTATGCACTTTAACTACTATGAAATAAGTCCAGTTGTGTGAGTAAACTGTGAagtttattttcacttctttgccaTTAATTAGTAAAAGAATTGCAATGATCATCCTTTTACTGACTCCTTACGTTCACCTCGAGAGCTGGGTTAGGGTAGATAACCAGAATACGCAGCACTGGACCTTGAAGTATCACATGATCAGCCAAGGCCCCACCACAATCCTGGCCAATAATTGATGCTCTTAGATGTAGTAATTTTTGTCAGTCTGATGGATATGAAATGatgtttcatgtttttttaatttacatttctctggttATGAGTGGGTTTGAGTGTTTCCTGTGTTTATTAGCTATTCacatttcctcttttataaattaCCTGCAGTTACCCTTTGCGTGCTTTAGAAAGTGGGCCATTCACatctttttcttgatttcttagagttctttatatattttaaatactaataGATGGCAAAGGTACCATTACAAATCAGTGAGAAAAAATTGGTTCTCTTAGTCTGacgcttattttattttatggtgtATTATACAAgcataatttaacatttttaatgttagaagatttatctttttttttaatagtttttgctttttgtgaATTGTCTTCCTTATTCCAATGTCAGGAAGATAATCTGTACTTTATTCTAAAATGCTTGAGCTTTGTTTTaaagatagtatttttttttgtatatggtgtgaaataGGGAActaattttatctgtttttcctaCTTAAAGCCAATAGTCCAATGTCATTTATTGAAAATGTATCTTTCATCACTGATTTGTGCTAACTCTTAGGTAAACCCAGGTCCCATGCATacttgggtctgtttctggagtCCCTGGTTACGTGGCTGTCTGTACTGTGATAACCTATTGTAATTACTACACTTTGTAGTATGTGTCTCTCATAAAGAAAATCTTCCcttaatattctgttttttaaatcttcttgtcCTTTTGAATACAGAGTTATTACATCCGCCCCTGTGGACAGAGATGTGTTTCCCCTTGGAGGCCTGTCTGTTTCGTGACTTGCGTGTTCACCACCCTTCTTTTTTTTGTGGGAAATACTGTCATTTTCTTAGTGATCTACAATAACTCGTCATGTATGAGGTCGTTAATCTTTATGTTACAGATGCGCCTTGTAGTTTTTGCCTTTCCATCTGGCTGTGCTTCTTAACATACAGACTTAATGTATCACAATCTTGTGTTTCCTGTCTTTTGTTAGCACTTAGAAAGTCCTTTCTCATGCCGTGATTACAAAAATACTtgcttctgttctcttcttttgtcctttcattttctttcccccttttaaacctttaatccatttggaattGCCTCTTACTTCTCTGGTTCTATCTGCTTGGCTGTCTCTTCTGAACCATTAAATATTTGAGCTACTCAAGGTTTGGTTGGAATCCCCCTCCCCTCAGTACCTGGAACCATGGCCTTGAGTGGCTGCCCGGGTCAGGAGGTAACAGgactggggtggagggggtcGAGGGGGGGCCTCGGGAGCTGGAATAGCGCATGCCTCGACGGAAAGGGGTCCCTCCTGCTCTAGGCTGGCAGCCACAGGAAGCGGAGGTAGTAAGTCCTGTGGGCTCTGTGGGgagcgtggctgtgttccaataaaactttatttagacCTGGGTAGTGGGCAGTAGTTGGCAGCCTCTGCTCTAATTGGTCATCACTCTGCAtgcttctagttttttttttttaagaagctcaaaatttgaatttctgtgtgaaatcttgctatttttaAGTGTTGGCAATTGGTCTCAAAAATTGTATAAACAGTGTGGGCCAGACAAGACATACCTGAGGGTCAGTTAGTCCAGCTGGCCAGCTGTGTgcagcctctgcctcctccttgggCGACTCGTCCACTCCCACAACCCAATTACCCTCTCTCCCTGGGTGAATCCCAGGTCTGTGTTTCCACCCCAGACCTCCCCTTGGGGCTCCTGTTCTCAGCATATTTAAAACTGAATGCCAGATATATGCCCACATTCTCCATCCTCCCAACAGGATCTTTTTCTAGTAATTGTCTTAATGACACTCACCACCTTATCAGACTGCATAAGCCAGAAATCTATGGACAGTCCTTcaactgcccctccctcctttatCCAGTTCATCACTGTGTTCATCTGCTCAAGGTCTAAATATTTCTTCACTGTTAACATCCCTCCATCTCCCTTTCCTTTGCCTGGACTCCTGTGATAATCTCCCTGATTCCACCTTTACCCCcataaactccttttttttttttaatttacttttttaaaaatttttttgaggggcaggtaattaggcttatttattttctgatggaggtactggggattgaacccgaaCCTCCTGCACGCTAGGCaggcgctctaccgctgagccatACCCTCGTCCCTAAGCTCCATTCTTTACATCACAGTGAGTGATGTTTTCAAAATACAGGTCAGATGCTATCACCCTTTTGCTTACATGTCAGTGGCTTCTCATTGCTCTTAGGATAACAGCCAAAATCTTTGAGGCCTACACCACCTTGCAAAAATCTGTCCTTTACTCATTATTCCAGCATTATCTCATACCTACTCTCCCTCCATTTTTATACCCTTTCTTAGCAACTCTTAATGGTTTTAGCATCGCAGGACGTAATTTAACTCCCAAAATCATTGAGGACCCTGAAGAGCTACTGTTTATGTGTGTTGTATGTACCAATAGTcactatattagaaattaaaagtgagaaagattttaaactactggatatttaatttttaaacaacaaTTAGAAACCCATTACGTGTTAACACAACACAATTCTAATAAAAAACAACTTTtctccaacaacaaaaaaaagggtACTGAAAAGAAGGGCTCCTTTCTGCAGTTTTGCAAGTGTCTCTGATGGATGGCTCGGTGGGAGACAGCTGTATTCTCACCCGCTTCTGACGCAGTTTCTTGTGATGTGGCGTTTTCATTGACCTGTATGAAGAAAATCCAGCCTCACACCAATATTTAATTGGAAAAGGGGGGAGTATttttatagccttttcagatgatTTTGGCTAGTCTCCTGACACCACACCAAGACTAGGCAAGTGTTAATTTCTTACAGATCAGATCCAATGTGCACCTGAAACCGTATCCATGAGTTTTTCATACTCTTACATTAAAATCTGTTGATCTTTTGGAAAATACTGTTTCACTGAgttatgcagatcttccaaatATTGACACATcacgtttgaaaaaaaaaaacacacacacaattttctgtATCACCACTGACGGTATCAGAAAAGAAAGTTTTGGGAAGCTATCAAGTTCTCAGTGGTAGataaaagttttctaaaattctaatttcCGCCTGAAGGCACATTCTTTTGTCAGCTTTGAGAAAATACCCACCAAATATCCAACAAAGATAACAGTTGGTCAGTCATTCTTTCTAGTAAAAATGGTGGTCCGTGGAAAAAGTGGCTAGTTCAGCTCTCAAACCATCACACGAGTGGTTTTCCTCAAGACAACCATCCTACTTTGATATGAGCAGACTTGCTTTATGAATATTTCCTGGTCCATCATCCAGAATATTCAAAGGTCATGTGGTCAAGGTttgaaatttaataaattaattttattatattaataatgtTTCCTGTTGTTTCCTCAGACATTTTTCCATGAaactggctttttgtttttttttttaactgagtacCTGGTGGGGAAAAATGGAACAACTCCTAATATATTTGGTGTCTTATCCTAATTTGTACAGAAATTGTGGGCAGTTTTACCACCATTACTTTTGCAacatcagtgcaaatgtcaagacagcaaaaaaggcaaataacatctAAGCATTGTTTTGAAAGTAGTTTTGAAGCTACAGCCTCCCAGGGGCCCGCAGACCGCGCTGTGAGACCGCTGCCTCCGCGCACCAGCGCTAGCTTATCTCAGTTCATGTTCTCGTGATTCAGCAAGCACTTACATAGGGCCTGTGCTGTGTCAGCGTTTTTAAGTGTTTTGTAAATACTCTCATTTACTGCTCATTCAGGTAGGTACTGTTTTCATTCCTCATGAAGTAGGTAGTGTCGTTGCCctgtcttacagatgaggaaactgaagtagaGTCAGAGTGAGTTGCCCCAGGTCACAACGGCgagggagtggcagagctggggtggaactCATGCATTCTGATCGCGGAGCCCGTGCCCTCAGCTGCTGTGCTTTTCTTGAATGTCCCCCTCACCTTGGGGCTTCGGTACATATCATCCCCTCCACCTGGAACGCTCACCTCCTGCTTTTGTTCCCATTACCTGGGACCCCCACCCGAACCCCAACTCCACTTTGATGGCAGCTCCATGATTTACCTCCTCAGGAaagcctcccctcacccctctaTGTTCTTTCACAGCATCGTTCACCTTTTATTTCTTAGCACTTACTGCAGGTGCACTCTTACGTGTATTTGTGAGTGTTAGACTAAATTTCCTCTCCCCTTGTGCACataggggctgtgtgtgtgttttcccgcAGTGCCTAGCACTAGCGTCATGTAGGACAGACATTCAGGAGGTCATCATTGAATAAATGGGCGGGAGAGTAGATGAATGAACAGAGTTCATTTTGCTATATGGAATGAGGGGCAGGTCTAACTTAATTTTCTTCTAAATCAGAGCACCATGTATTGGTAAAACAAATTATCTCTAGTTCACTGACTGAAATACCACCTTTGTATTGTCCCTAATTCCTATATAGATTTGGCTTTATgtctgaaattgctcttctatttcCCTGgtctatttatgtcttcttttgaacCACATTCTTGaagttattttagttttataaagtaGCTTCATATTGGATATAAAAATTCTGATAGCTTGATATCAGATATATTCAGAGAAGTTAGCTTCCCTCCCTGTCCTGTCTCCTCTGTTCTCCATAGGTGACCATTTTTATTAGTATTTCATTTGTCCGTCCTTGGTTTTGGAAGATAGAACCAAATATGTCTGTGTATTTGtttccctcccccttttttccCTGCACAAAAAATAGTAAACTATACGCCTTCCTTTGCAGCTTGCTgtgtttttcaagtttatttaatatCTCCTGAAGATCGCATCATAGCGATATGTAGAGGTcattctcatatttttttaagttgcacGTACTCCATTGTGTGCATACACCACAGTTTAATCAGTTCTCTATACTAGGATATTTGCATGTTACCAGTCTTTTGCTACCTCGGTGTTGTAATGAGTAATAGCCTTGTGCATGTATAGTTTAATACATTTGCCATTGTGCCTTTGGGAGCTCATGGGAGATTTTTGAACAGGGACATATTATGAAAGCATTGTTAGGGAAGGTTAAACTAAATGGAACGCATATTTGGAGTAGAGTTGGTTGACTGGAAACTTAGAAGTCGAAATTGCACTCTACACTAAGGTGATAGCTGCTGGGGTATTTACCACAGCACTGGGTCTTCTAtgagagcttgttcctccccgtCCTGATCTAGGAACTTACTTCCTGTCCACCTGGTGACATGGTGCTTCATCTGcgtccctcctcctcctgtctttctgATCATCCTTCCCCTGTTCTGACTCCTGGATAAGCTCTTCTGATCTTTGCATATACTGTGcatgtgtctccctccatctGCTTCTCTTTGCAAATCATCTTACAAGAGTCAAATCCACTACCCGTCGAAGTTATGCTTTTCACCTTCATTAACTCTTATCCATTACAGAACTGCCCTTTTGTTGAACTCAGAAAACGAAGGAAATTTGCATTTCCAATTTCTTTCAGACTTGGAGACTAGACCCGAGAGCAAAGATTCCACTTCAGTGCaagatttttccaaagaggagtcATGCCAGGTTGCAGTAATAGACAGGCTGACAAGGAGCAGCGTCTATGACTCCGACTTGGAAACAGCTCTTGAGTGTGAAAACTGGGTAGAGAACCAGCAAGGAGATCAGGAGAGACACTTGAGAGAAATGCTCGCCCACGTGAATTCACTCCCCGAAGAGAGGGCTCGTGAGCATGATGTTTACTGGAAAAACTTCGGGCAGAAGTCAGTCCTCCTCCCTCAAGACAGAGTTCCCAAAGGATCCTATGCCTTTCATACccttgaaaaaagaatgaaacagaaatcaaccctaatgaaaaagcagaggaccTATAAAGAGAAAAAGCCTCATAAGTGTAACGACTGTGGTGAGCTCTTCACTTACCACTCGGTGCTCGTCAGACACCAGAGGGTCCACACCGGGGAGAAGCCCTACAGCTGCGGTGAGTGTGGCAAGTCTTTCAGCCACAGGGCCAACTTAACCAAACATCAGAGGACTCACACGAGAATCCTTTTCGAGTGCAGTGAATGCAAGAAGGCCTTCACGGAAAGTTCATCCCTCGCGATACATCAGAGGATTCACGTTGGAGAGAGGCCTTACGAGTGCAGCGAGTGTGGGAAAGGCTTCAATCGAAGCACCCATCTCGTGCAGCACCAGTTAATCCACACAGGCGTGAAGCCGTACGAATGCAACGAGTGTGACAAAGCCTTCATCCATTCGTCAGCTCTCATCAAACATCAAAGAACTCACACGGGAGAGAAACCCTACAAGTGTCaggagtgtgggaaagccttcagccaTTGCTCTTCCCTTACTAAACATCAGAGAGTTCACACCGGGGAAAAACCATATGAATGCAGCGAATGTGGGAAAACCTTTAGCCAGAGCACACATCTTGTTCAGCATCAGAGAatccatactggagagaaaccctacgaGTGTAACGAGTGCGGGAAAACCTTCAGCCGGAGCTCAAATTTTGCCAAACATCAAAGAATTCACATTGGAAAGAAGCCGTACAAATGTAATGAATGCGGAAAAGCCTTCATTCATTCGTCAGCTCTTATTCAACACCAGAgaactcacactggagagaaaccctatagATGCAATGAGTGTGGGAAAAGCTTTAAGTGCAGCTCATCCCTCATCAGACATCAGAGGATTCACACTGAAGGGTAGCCCTGAGAAGTTCCTGAATGTGAGAAAATGTAAGTTGGTCTTGTCTCTGTGTTCGATCCCTGAGTGTTTAGGTAGAAGATGTGTAAGATGCAACTTGAGGACCAGTTCTGTGCGTGTCTGTCTCTATTTGCGTAATACATAGTTTTGAGCCATGAACAGCCTGTGTCTTATATCCGCTGATTTGATCATTCTGAACTCTTCCAGCTAGAAATCTCAAATGTTGATCTCTCACCCAACCCCTGCAGCCCCCAATGTACCCTTCTGTGGAAATTCAGTAAATCCCTGGGACTGGGTAGCAGTACATCCTGTGAAACCCAGGGCCCCGTCTTGGCCACACCCATGCCTGCCACGGCATCTCACTTTGAAGGACATCACTCGGTCGGTTAGGCTCACACTCTTGTCATCGGGAAGATGCAGAGTTGTTCCCCTTTGGTCCCAAGTGGAGACCTAGACACAGGAAGAGTGTCCTTTCTTTTCCACGAGCTACAAAAACCAAAAGATTCAGCGGTTGGAATGTGCTTTGgattccctccccagccctgcaggctACTATTCCATTTGACGGACATAAAACGTGGGCTCTAATCATGTTCCCATGGTTTGTGCTGGTCACAGACTTAGGTCCCTGTCGTCTCTCTGCCGTGTGCGGCTTCACTTTACACTTGCTTGGAAGTGACCCCGAGGCAGAGGATGGGCCGGAGTCTTAACTGTCGTTTTTGATCAAGTTCCCCTTCTCTCACCTCTGGCATGGGGTGAATTTTCTACAATAAGTATTAGGGAGATTTCATGCCCTTAccttactctgttctctgtaaacTCCGCTGTGCCACTTTGAGAAAAAGCCCCCGGGATGCTGGGAGTCTGAAAAGTTGACGGGTCTGGTGTGTTGTTATCCCTAGGGCCCCCGTCGAGAAGAGCTGAGGCAGCCGTGAGGCACAAGGACACACCTTCGTGTCACGTACGGAACGCGGCACATGGGACAGTGACTGCTGGAGGACAGGCAGCTCCCCGCCTTGAAGAAGTCGCCGTCTCTCGGGCCTCACGCCTTCCCAGTTTTGGTGGCTGTCCTCTGTACGTTGGTTGGTCATAGCTGTACCCCAGAGCCCCCAGGAAGGTAGCAGAGGCTCGAAGCCACGGTGGTCTATTGGCATCAGTTACGTGGGTGACCAAAGACCCGTGTGGTGGGATCAGAAACACAGAAGCAaaagttcaaataaatatttagcaAAACACTTTACACACGTCAGGGTTTTTTCTGCTGTATTGTGTGGAAAGATTGTAGAAAAGATGGAGAGGAAACAGTAGTTAGTTACaggtttcttctttctctcctaaaTCCTATCGTGTTTTGAACATTCAGCAGCCAGACTGTGCTCTTGCCCCCTCCACATGAtctcctttacttctttttttgtaAGTTAGAAAATTTTACCAAAGTTTAATAGTATAATCTTGATTTTTCAAAACAGCCGCCAGCTTTTCAGCTCTGGACGCGGCGGTTACGCAGCCTCGTGGGACTGGTTCACCAGAACTATCATGCTTCCTCAGGGAAGCGCAGAGACCGTCTTTTTCATCGCCATTGATTCCTATAACCCCCTCTGCAGGCCTGAGTTCTATTACTGGGGAGAAATAGAGGAATAGACTGTGAAGAAGTGGTGGTAGTAGACGTCAAGCTCAAGTATAAACCCAGCAGTGatggaaagcaaagaaaacagtAGGAAATGGAATGGAAAGGACTGGGAAGAGGTTTTggaaataattctttttaaaaaaaaacacgttGAAGGGGGCCCAGCTCTGAAGTCAGGGTAGGAGACTGGCCTACCTTGGAACAAAGTAAAAGCGGAGGAGCTGACCCTTTCACCTCCTTGAGAGGGAACTGACGAGCAGGGCCCTCGGCCCCAGACCAGGCCTGTCCCACTGCCTGTCTCTGTAAATAATGTTTACATTATTACATCGTCATTCACACATTGTGTTTGGCTGTTTTTGTGCTACAGCAGCACAGGTTGTACATCCCCAAGAGCCTAAAACACTGGCTATTTCTCAATATGCCACATGCTCGAGTGAGAAGAAATTCATCATCCAAGGGCCAACATTTGACTTATACAGTAAGATCAATGGGTTTGAGTTCCACCACCTCCACTTAGCAATTATGTGCTTactctttctctgcctcagtttccttatctgtaaaatgggaatagatCATTCCTCTCACAGGGTTGTAGAGGATTAAATCATGTGATGAAGAACCTGGCAAACTGAATTATGttgagaatctctctctctctctctctctctcattggtTTCCAGGTGCCCCATGTGTACTAAAATCCACAgatactcaagtcccttatataaagtgCTGTAGTACacttggccctctgtatctgaaGCTTTTGCAcccgcagattcaaccaactatgGACATCCACAATTAGTTGCATCTACAGATACAAAACCATtgaatacagagggctgactattgaaaaaaaaatccacatataagtggacctgcacagtagacacccatgttgttcaagggtcaactgttacatattttaatgaagtgatgtcttagtctgttt
This portion of the Vicugna pacos chromosome 16, VicPac4, whole genome shotgun sequence genome encodes:
- the LOC140686029 gene encoding zinc finger protein 286A-like isoform X5 codes for the protein METDVAEMPGKRALSSQESPFSQEKSTEEEEVAALHLTARSQAPVTFKDVAMDFTPEEWGRLDPAHRDVMLENYRSLVSLWLPVSKAEHYDLENGKDPLVLERKAPKSSCSDLETRPESKDSTSVQDFSKEESCQVAVIDRLTRSSVYDSDLETALECENWVENQQGDQERHLREMLAHVNSLPEERAREHDVYWKNFGQKSVLLPQDRVPKGSYAFHTLEKRMKQKSTLMKKQRTYKEKKPHKCNDCGELFTYHSVLVRHQRVHTGEKPYSCGECGKSFSHRANLTKHQRTHTRILFECSECKKAFTESSSLAIHQRIHVGERPYECSECGKGFNRSTHLVQHQLIHTGVKPYECNECDKAFIHSSALIKHQRTHTGEKPYKCQECGKAFSHCSSLTKHQRVHTGEKPYECSECGKTFSQSTHLVQHQRIHTGEKPYECNECGKTFSRSSNFAKHQRIHIGKKPYKCNECGKAFIHSSALIQHQRTHTGEKPYRCNECGKSFKCSSSLIRHQRIHTEG
- the LOC140686029 gene encoding zinc finger protein 286A-like isoform X3; amino-acid sequence: MLSRVSRFKLGTGAKPFGGARRGEAGRRTTRPRGFPLFCPERSARGGREEVVTMETDVAEMPGKRALSSQESPFSQEKSTEEEEVAALHLTARSQAPVTFKDVAMDFTPEEWGRLDPAHRDVMLENYRSLVSLWLPVSKAEHYDLENGKDPLVLERKAPKSSCSDLETRPESKDSTSVQDFSKEESCQVAVIDRLTRSSVYDSDLETALECENWVENQQGDQERHLREMLAHVNSLPEERAREHDVYWKNFGQKSVLLPQDRVPKGSYAFHTLEKRMKQKSTLMKKQRTYKEKKPHKCNDCGELFTYHSVLVRHQRVHTGEKPYSCGECGKSFSHRANLTKHQRTHTRILFECSECKKAFTESSSLAIHQRIHVGERPYECSECGKGFNRSTHLVQHQLIHTGVKPYECNECDKAFIHSSALIKHQRTHTGEKPYKCQECGKAFSHCSSLTKHQRVHTGEKPYECSECGKTFSQSTHLVQHQRIHTGEKPYECNECGKTFSRSSNFAKHQRIHIGKKPYKCNECGKAFIHSSALIQHQRTHTGEKPYRCNECGKSFKCSSSLIRHQRIHTEG
- the LOC140686029 gene encoding uncharacterized protein isoform X4, whose translation is MRGSAGQRSWQPLSGPRWEVQARDRSEAFRRSPQRGGRKEDHQASGLPTLLPGEVCPGGPGGGGHHGDRCGRNAREESSVFPGVSILPREEHRRGRSGSSAPHSQVPGLPVSKAEHYDLENGKDPLVLERKAPKSSCSDLETRPESKDSTSVQDFSKEESCQVAVIDRLTRSSVYDSDLETALECENWVENQQGDQERHLREMLAHVNSLPEERAREHDVYWKNFGQKSVLLPQDRVPKGSYAFHTLEKRMKQKSTLMKKQRTYKEKKPHKCNDCGELFTYHSVLVRHQRVHTGEKPYSCGECGKSFSHRANLTKHQRTHTRILFECSECKKAFTESSSLAIHQRIHVGERPYECSECGKGFNRSTHLVQHQLIHTGVKPYECNECDKAFIHSSALIKHQRTHTGEKPYKCQECGKAFSHCSSLTKHQRVHTGEKPYECSECGKTFSQSTHLVQHQRIHTGEKPYECNECGKTFSRSSNFAKHQRIHIGKKPYKCNECGKAFIHSSALIQHQRTHTGEKPYRCNECGKSFKCSSSLIRHQRIHTEG